In the Euphorbia lathyris chromosome 5, ddEupLath1.1, whole genome shotgun sequence genome, one interval contains:
- the LOC136229984 gene encoding uncharacterized protein has translation MVGPRSWLGSLFNRSSSGSKREKLLDFRLSPLQEHRLKRLQDRLKIPFDETRPDHQEALRSLWNSAFPGVPLEGLISEQWKEMGWQGVNPSTDFRGCGFVSLENLLFFASTYPVSFRRLLFKEGGQRAAWEYPFAVAGINVSFMLIQMLELRSEKPKTPAALNFIKLLGEDETAFDVLFCTAFELMDAQWLAMQASYMEFNEVLKETRTQLERELVLEDVHRINDLPAYNLLYK, from the exons ATGGTTGGACCTCGATCATGGCTAGGATCACTCTTCAATCGGTCAAGCTCAGGCAGTAAACGCGAGAAGCTTCTTGACTTCCGTTTATCTCCTCTACAG GAACATAGACTTAAGAGGCTTCAAGATCGACTAAAGATACCGTTTGACGAGACTCGTCCTGATCATCAA GAAGCACTTAGATCACTGTGGAATTCAGCTTTTCCGGGTGTTCCTCTGGAAGGCCTGATCTCCGAGCAGTGGAAAGAGATGGGGTGGCAAGGCGTTAATCCTTCAACTGACTTTAG GGGCTGCGGTTTTGTTTCTCTTGAAAACTTGCTTTTTTTTGCTAGTACATATCCG GTATCTTTTCGTAGGTTATTGTTCAAGGAGGGTGGGCAGAGAGCAGCGTGGGAATATCCGTTTGCTGTTGCTGGCATTAATGTCTCGTTTATGTTGATTCAAATGTTGGAATTACGGTCAG AAAAGCCAAAAACTCCTGCAGCTTTAAATTTTATCAAGTTACTAGGAG AAGATGAAACCGCCTTCGATGTTCTATTTTGTACAGCTTTTGAATTGATGGATGCTCAATGGCTCGCTATGCAAGCATCTTATATGGAGTTTAAC GAAGTTCTGAAGGAAACGAGAACACAACTGGAGAGAGAGTTGGTTCTAGAAGACGTTCACCGGATTAATGATTTGCCGGCATACAATCTATTGTACAAGTGA
- the LOC136228664 gene encoding wound-induced protein 1-like, with translation MSASEMEQRQMKNKGVVDALYKGLGEGKMETVGKLVASELEWWFHGPPKCQHMMRILTGEARLNAFRFEPKSVEGVGDCVIAEGWEGEKVYWVHVWTIKNDGGGGGGGVIIQFREYFNTWLTVRDINPHPHHHAHTVWQSHPRDLFTRSLPALVLAI, from the coding sequence ATGTCAGCAAGTGAGATGGAACAGAGGCAAATGAAGAACAAGGGAGTAGTAGATGCGCTGTACAAGGGATTAGGGGAAGGGAAAATGGAAACGGTAGGGAAATTGGTGGCAAGTGAGTTGGAGTGGTGGTTCCACGGGCCGCCCAAGTGCCAACACATGATGAGAATTCTGACGGGAGAGGCGAGGCTTAACGCTTTTAGGTTTGAGCCGAAAAGCGTAGAGGGAGTTGGAGATTGTGTAATAGCGGAAGGATGGGAAGGTGAAAAGGTGTATTGGGTTCATGTTTGGACTATAAAAAACgatggaggaggaggaggaggaggagttaTTATACAGTTTAGAGAGTATTTCAATACATGGTTAACTGTTCGGGATATTAACCCACATCCACATCATCATGCTCATACCGTGTGGCAGAGCCACCCTAGAGATCTCTTCACCCGTTCTCTTCCTGCCCTTGTTCTTGCTATTTAG